Proteins from a single region of Primulina tabacum isolate GXHZ01 chromosome 5, ASM2559414v2, whole genome shotgun sequence:
- the LOC142544122 gene encoding uncharacterized protein LOC142544122, giving the protein MRALNAFIFRDQPRSSNFVSIPSGINRGHTQHLSLRKLCPHNSFKIPQRSLNKVESQNKPTKVVAAAAATAETGGVAAAGGTTDADVTAAAMQMQVENRKKPTKVVAVAAATAETGGVAAAGATTDADVTAAAMQMLKVKLNQLKTTEELMAAATAEVVAMEAVEVANTGAAEDGVAEVGASAAVRLKKLMHTFKVLKRKI; this is encoded by the exons ATGAGAGCATTAAATGCGTTCATATTTCGTGATCAACCTCGATCTTCTAACTTTGTTTCCATCCCGAGTGGTATAAATAGGGGCCATACCCAGCAT CTTTCGCTGAGGAAGCTGTGTCCACACAACAGCTTCAAGATTCCTCAGCGGTCCCTCAACAAA GTGGAGAGCCAAAACAAACCAACCAAGGTGGTCGCGGCGGCGGCGGCTACTGCCGAAACAGGTGGTGTTGCGGCGGCTGGGGGTACAACGGATGCAGACGTTACTGCTGCAGCCATGCAGATGCAG GTGGAGAACCGAAAGAAACCAACCAAGGTGGTCGCGGTGGCGGCGGCTACTGCCGAAACAGGTGGTGTTGCGGCGGCTGGGGCTACAACGGATGCAGACGTTACTGCTGCAGCCATGCAGATGCTG AAAGTGAAGTTGAACCAGCTGAAAACTACGGAGGAGCTTATGGCGGCGGCTACGGCGGAGGTGGTGGCTATGGAGGCGGTGGAGGTTGCAAATACGGGTGCTGCGGAGGATGGGGTGGCAGAGGTGGGTGCAAGTGCTGCCGTACGGCTGAAGAAGCTGATGCATACATTCAAAGTGCTGAAGCGGAAAATATGA